In the genome of Cupriavidus malaysiensis, one region contains:
- a CDS encoding TonB-dependent receptor produces MRTMLNKGAAALREAAPAFAPTLLTLALMGIGGIAHAAGGANEISEANKANETGTDGSRAAAPGQDGQDAPSLPAVSVTQTRSFAEKQLLPQTTAGITREEATATINVMNAEDTLKYLPDVLVRKRYIGDTQAPMATRTTGVNASARSLIYADDVLLSTLVNNNNGNGSPQWFMVAPQQIERVDVMYGPFAAQYPGNSYGAVAQITTRMPQKFEGSIEMNAAIQRFKLYGTSDTEPSQQYAVTLGDRVGKLSWWFNAGHLNSFSQPITFGTLSQSTTVAGPGLPVIGGAFADRNRSGGAIQVIGAGNFVHTLQDNAALKLAYDFTPVLRATYALGYWQNSAKAGAQSYLSTAAGTPYYGAASGNVNIGGYSYSAGTIAGQFSSSHVEQQHLMQSLKVETHTQGVFDWEAVLSNFYYLQDQNRQSTGLYPAAIGGGAGRITDMGGTGWTTLDLKGTWRPQGVAGAHIASFGAHFDQYKLNSPTYNTGDWLSGGAGALYSNSLGKTRTTALWLQDVWRFAPRLQATLGGRYETWRAYDGYNYNLGSNGAGVAIHQPGIDKSGFSPKASLTWDATPMWSLTGSFGKALRFPTVGELYQSVQTGATYLQANPYLEPESVLAGELALERHTDSGKLRLSLFNEYVSNALISQTSTIPGFATPVSFTQNVGKTRQLGVELAGQQDNVGIRGLTLSGNVTYVDATILSDPGYVATTPGASAVGKRVPYVPAWRGTLAATYRPDNRWAYTLAARYSGRVYATVDNTDINPATYQGFQGFFVMDARVNCQIDQHWSASLGVDNLNNRKYFLYHPFPQRTFYLGLKYTI; encoded by the coding sequence ATGCGAACGATGTTGAACAAGGGCGCGGCCGCCCTGCGCGAGGCCGCACCCGCCTTCGCTCCCACCCTGCTCACCCTGGCCCTGATGGGCATCGGCGGCATTGCCCATGCCGCCGGCGGCGCCAACGAGATAAGCGAGGCAAACAAGGCAAACGAGACCGGCACCGATGGCAGCCGGGCCGCCGCGCCCGGCCAGGATGGCCAGGACGCGCCGAGCCTGCCGGCCGTCTCGGTGACGCAGACCCGCAGCTTCGCCGAGAAGCAGCTGCTGCCGCAGACCACCGCCGGCATCACGCGCGAGGAGGCCACCGCCACCATCAACGTGATGAACGCCGAGGACACGCTCAAGTACCTGCCCGACGTGCTGGTGCGCAAGCGCTACATCGGCGACACGCAGGCGCCGATGGCGACCCGCACCACCGGCGTCAACGCCAGCGCGCGCAGCCTGATCTACGCCGACGACGTGCTGCTGTCGACCCTCGTCAACAACAACAACGGCAACGGCTCGCCGCAGTGGTTCATGGTGGCGCCGCAGCAGATCGAGCGCGTCGACGTGATGTACGGCCCCTTCGCGGCCCAGTACCCGGGCAACTCCTACGGCGCGGTGGCGCAGATCACCACGCGCATGCCGCAGAAGTTCGAGGGCAGCATCGAGATGAATGCCGCCATCCAGCGCTTCAAGCTGTACGGCACCAGCGACACCGAGCCGTCGCAGCAATATGCCGTCACGCTGGGCGACCGCGTCGGCAAGCTGTCCTGGTGGTTCAACGCCGGCCACCTCAACAGCTTCAGCCAGCCCATCACCTTCGGCACGCTCAGCCAGTCGACCACCGTCGCCGGGCCCGGCCTGCCGGTCATCGGCGGTGCCTTCGCCGACCGCAACCGCAGCGGCGGCGCGATCCAGGTGATCGGCGCCGGCAACTTCGTGCACACGCTGCAGGACAACGCCGCGCTCAAGCTGGCCTATGACTTCACCCCCGTGCTGCGCGCCACCTATGCGCTCGGCTACTGGCAGAACAGCGCCAAGGCCGGCGCGCAGAGCTACCTCAGCACGGCCGCCGGCACCCCCTACTACGGCGCCGCGAGCGGCAACGTCAACATCGGCGGCTACAGCTACAGCGCCGGCACCATCGCCGGCCAGTTCTCCAGCAGCCATGTCGAGCAGCAGCACCTGATGCAGAGCCTGAAGGTGGAGACGCATACCCAGGGCGTGTTCGACTGGGAAGCGGTGCTCAGCAACTTCTACTACCTGCAGGACCAGAACCGCCAGTCGACCGGCCTCTACCCGGCCGCCATCGGCGGCGGCGCCGGCCGCATCACCGACATGGGCGGCACCGGCTGGACCACGCTCGACCTCAAGGGCACCTGGCGCCCGCAGGGCGTGGCCGGCGCGCACATCGCCAGCTTCGGCGCCCACTTCGACCAGTACAAGCTGAACAGCCCCACCTACAACACCGGCGACTGGCTCTCGGGCGGCGCGGGCGCGCTGTACAGCAACTCGCTGGGCAAGACCCGGACCACCGCGCTGTGGCTGCAGGACGTGTGGCGCTTCGCCCCGCGCCTGCAGGCCACGCTGGGCGGCCGCTACGAGACCTGGCGCGCCTACGACGGCTACAACTACAACCTCGGCAGCAACGGCGCCGGCGTGGCGATCCACCAGCCGGGCATCGACAAGTCCGGCTTCTCGCCCAAGGCCTCGCTGACCTGGGATGCCACCCCGATGTGGTCGCTGACCGGCTCCTTCGGCAAGGCGCTGCGCTTCCCCACCGTGGGCGAGCTGTACCAGAGCGTGCAGACGGGTGCCACCTACCTGCAGGCCAACCCCTACCTGGAGCCGGAGAGCGTTCTCGCGGGCGAGCTGGCGCTGGAGCGCCACACCGATAGCGGCAAGCTGCGCCTGTCGTTGTTCAACGAGTACGTGAGCAACGCGCTGATCTCGCAGACCTCCACCATCCCGGGCTTCGCCACGCCGGTCTCGTTCACCCAGAACGTGGGCAAGACGCGCCAGCTCGGCGTCGAACTGGCGGGCCAGCAGGACAATGTGGGCATCCGCGGCCTGACGCTGTCGGGCAACGTCACCTACGTCGACGCGACCATCCTGTCCGACCCTGGCTACGTGGCCACCACGCCGGGCGCCAGCGCGGTCGGCAAGCGCGTGCCCTACGTGCCGGCCTGGCGCGGCACGCTGGCCGCCACCTACCGGCCGGACAACCGCTGGGCCTATACGCTGGCCGCGCGCTACAGCGGCCGCGTCTACGCCACCGTCGACAACACCGACATCAATCCGGCCACCTACCAGGGTTTCCAGGGCTTCTTCGTGATGGATGCGCGCGTGAACTGCCAGATCGACCAGCACTGGAGCGCGTCGCTGGGCGTGGACAACCTCAACAACCGCAAGTATTTCCTCTACCACCCCTTCCCGCAGCGCACCTTCTACCTGGGCCTGAAGTACACCATCTGA
- a CDS encoding DUF2946 domain-containing protein, with translation MTSRQRNHRTAWLGLLAMCLLVLAPLVSQWVAARHAADPSGFICSAAQPEADGSGQHAPLSACGYCDLLAGHAAAPPLPAALPVLALVLLFAAVMLPPLAPVPLGAFPSGRPRGPPASPRSVPFSLSC, from the coding sequence ATGACTTCCCGGCAACGCAACCACCGCACCGCTTGGCTTGGCCTGCTCGCCATGTGCCTGCTCGTGCTCGCGCCGCTGGTGAGCCAGTGGGTGGCCGCCCGCCATGCCGCGGACCCGTCCGGCTTCATCTGTTCGGCCGCCCAGCCGGAGGCGGATGGCAGCGGCCAGCACGCGCCGCTGTCGGCCTGTGGCTATTGCGACCTGCTCGCGGGCCATGCCGCGGCGCCGCCGCTGCCGGCCGCGCTGCCGGTGCTGGCGCTGGTGCTGCTGTTTGCCGCGGTCATGCTGCCGCCGCTCGCCCCGGTGCCGCTCGGCGCCTTCCCTTCGGGCCGCCCCAGGGGCCCGCCCGCCTCGCCTCGTTCCGTCCCTTTCTCTCTTTCCTGTTGA
- a CDS encoding superoxide dismutase has product MPVRARAAQPAPAFVLPPLPYAENALEPVISASTMGYHYGKHHRAYIDNLNRLAAGTGLAGLPLEKIIAASADRADAVAIFNNAAQAWNHAFYWHSLRPGGGGAPPAALRPHIEAAFGSVDACRKSLAAAAATGQFGSGWAWLVMDGGKLRVVKTTNADLPLTKGMQPLLTIDVWEHAYYLDYQNRRADYVEAVIDKLLNWDFAAQNARL; this is encoded by the coding sequence ATGCCTGTCCGCGCGCGCGCCGCTCAGCCGGCGCCCGCCTTCGTCCTGCCGCCGCTTCCCTATGCCGAGAATGCGCTGGAACCGGTGATCTCGGCCAGCACCATGGGCTACCACTACGGCAAGCATCACCGCGCCTATATCGACAACCTGAACCGGCTGGCGGCGGGCACCGGACTGGCTGGCCTGCCGCTGGAAAAGATCATCGCGGCGAGCGCCGACCGCGCCGATGCGGTGGCGATCTTCAACAACGCGGCTCAGGCCTGGAACCATGCCTTCTACTGGCACAGCCTGCGCCCGGGCGGCGGCGGCGCCCCGCCGGCGGCGCTGCGGCCGCACATCGAAGCCGCCTTCGGCTCGGTCGATGCTTGCAGGAAGTCGCTCGCCGCCGCCGCCGCCACCGGCCAGTTCGGCAGCGGCTGGGCCTGGCTGGTGATGGACGGCGGCAAGCTGCGCGTGGTCAAGACCACGAACGCCGACCTGCCGCTCACCAAGGGCATGCAGCCCTTGCTGACCATCGACGTGTGGGAGCACGCCTACTACCTCGACTACCAGAACCGCCGCGCGGACTACGTCGAGGCCGTGATCGACAAGCTGCTCAATTGGGACTTCGCCGCGCAGAACGCGCGGCTGTGA